CGTCGAATCCCAACCGATCGCTCTCCTTTATCATTCCCGATTCCATTCAACCCCAAGTGTACCTACCGGCTCCGCAGCAGTGGCAACATGTGGCCAAGATTCGGGGTTTCATGGCTGAGATTCCCAGAGATGCCAGCGTCTCAGCCACGTCCCACATCGTGGCCCATCTATCTAGCCGACGGCAGGTGCTGCGCTTTCCAGACCTGAGCCTGCAAAACGATGCTGACGAGGTGGTGGAAATGGACTACGTGCTGCTCGATCTAGAGCAACTGGTCACCTATCAAACCGTATTTGCCGACGATCGCCAACGGCTACAGCGCGCCGTGCGCGTGGTGGATCGGATTCTGGAGCGCGATCGCTACGGTGTTCAAGGCTTCACCGACGGCATCCTTTTTCTGCGGCGAGCAACGCCCTCCCAGCCCGATGCCTTGGCAGCATGGCAAGCCTATCGACAAGCGATCGCTGCTGCGGTAGATTGATGCCCGCCCAAGGAGCCGTAACCGTTAACCGATTCTGGGCATGAGCAATCCATGAACCGGCTGAAATGCCAGAAATGTTGCGGGATTGAGGGAGAGCGATCGCCCATTGTCTAGCCATCTGAGCTACAGTGTGGAGCAGCATTCCTAAGACCCATCTGTAACTATTCTGTAACTATGTCGATGTCAGAGCCGCTTGTGTTTAAAAATCGCCCCAATCAACCCATCGTGGTGGAGGGAAAAACCTACTGGATTAGTCGCAGTGTCACGGTGGTGCCTGTCTTACTCTTTGCCATCGAACGCCAGCTCTATGTTCCCCTCGGTAAGCGCGGCATCGACATGCCCAATGAGCAGGGCAAGTGGGGATTACCCGGTGGCTATCTCGATTTTGATGAAACGACGAGCGAAGCGGTGATCCGCGAAGTCTATGAAGAAACGGGACTGAACCTGCCCTACCTAATGGCCCATCATCGGGTGGTGGGTGATTTAGAGCATCCCTACCTGATTGAAAGTCGGCCGCTGTATTTACAAAACGTATCGCTGCGCTTTCCGCTGATGATTTTTGTAGACGACCTGCCCCCGCTGGCTGCCAAGGTGGGGGTGGGGGAAGTGGAAGAATTGCGGTGGGTGCCGGTGGAAGAGGCGATCGCCCAAGACCTAGCCTTCGAGCACCATCTCCTCATCCAGCATTGCCTAGAGACCTACTTCTGCTGGAATCAAGCAGGCGATCGCACCCTCTAGACACCCTGTAGAATAGATATAGAAACCCCTAACGTTGGCAACGGCAGTCTCAAGCGCGATCGCTCAGTTGCACAACACCTAGATTCCAACACCAACGGAGAGGGTGGGATTCGAACCCACGGTACCTTTCGGTACACTCGATTTCAAGTCGAGCGCATTCGACCACTCTGCCACCTCTCCAGCGCTTTTTATTCTAGCGTGAGTCGAGCATTTATCAACGCCAGAGTTATACGGGTTTTAAATCCGGCATTTGACTAAATCTCGAATCAATGCATCATAGTGATCTAGACATCCATCGGCCGTGCCAGTTTCTGCGGAAGCTGAGGACGCCCCCAACTCTCGAATTAGCTTTGACGTCAACCTTGAAACCTCTCATCATCTCAACCGTTTGGCAACGGTTTCCGTCAGCCCGCGTCGGTATTGAATCAACCTTCAATCAACCGAAGCGATCGCGCCTTCTCCTCGCTAGAGTTGTCCTATACTGACTGGAACACAGGCTCACGCACCCATGGGCAGATCGTATGCGGATTGTATCTTGACTGCCAGACCTTGTGCTCTCAAATTTTCCAAAATTCTTAACCTTTACTGAGGACGAACATCCTGAATGACTGATCACTCTCCAACCACATCCCACCCACCCATCGCCGCGTCACGCTCCGCATCAGATGCGCCAACCCCCTCCAACCCCAGCTATGACCTGGCCCATCGCATTGCCCAAGCCGCAGACGATCGCAAAGGGGGCGATATTGCCTTACTGAATGTTGAGGATGTCTCCTACCTGGCCGATTACTTTGTGGTGATCACAGGGTTTTCCAATGTCCAAGTACGGGCGATTTCCCACAGCATTGAAGACACCATCGCCGACGATCTGCAGCGACAGCCCTTGCGCGTCGAGGGGCGCGGCGAAGGTAATTGGGTGTTGATGGACTATGGCGAAGTCATCGTTCATATCTTCATGCCCGATGAACGGGAATTTTATGATCTAGAAGCCTTTTGGGGTCATGCCGAACGGGTGCCCTTTGTGCCCACCTTCACCGATACCCGCATCCGAACCACGCCGTAATTAGGTGCCCCATAGCGGGCGCGCCATCGAGCTATACCTGGTTTCCAGCCAACGTTTGGGGAGTTTTCCTAGGAAGCTGGTTGTTGCCCCTAGTTTCGTTAAGAAAGCGTTGCATTTTTTGACCCGCCGTCAATTTCTGTTACTGTTGGTAACCAAACGTGGAGGAAATTATGCCTTATACAACTGAAGAAGGCGGACGTCTTAATAACTTTGCTAAAGAGCCCAAAGTCTACGTTGCTGAGCCCCCCAACAAAGGTCAAAAACGCACCTACGTTATTCTGGGTGTGCTAGCCGTTGTGTTG
The Leptolyngbya sp. CCY15150 DNA segment above includes these coding regions:
- a CDS encoding ssl1498 family light-harvesting-like protein, translated to MPYTTEEGGRLNNFAKEPKVYVAEPPNKGQKRTYVILGVLAVVLIGGLISVAFLVS
- a CDS encoding NUDIX hydrolase; translation: MSEPLVFKNRPNQPIVVEGKTYWISRSVTVVPVLLFAIERQLYVPLGKRGIDMPNEQGKWGLPGGYLDFDETTSEAVIREVYEETGLNLPYLMAHHRVVGDLEHPYLIESRPLYLQNVSLRFPLMIFVDDLPPLAAKVGVGEVEELRWVPVEEAIAQDLAFEHHLLIQHCLETYFCWNQAGDRTL
- the rsfS gene encoding ribosome silencing factor, with translation MTDHSPTTSHPPIAASRSASDAPTPSNPSYDLAHRIAQAADDRKGGDIALLNVEDVSYLADYFVVITGFSNVQVRAISHSIEDTIADDLQRQPLRVEGRGEGNWVLMDYGEVIVHIFMPDEREFYDLEAFWGHAERVPFVPTFTDTRIRTTP